The DNA window GTCATTCTCAGGTGCTCGGTGGTGCGGCCGGACAGCGCCAGGCGGGTGACGTCGCGGTCGTCGGCGGCGAACGAGCCGGCGGTGACGAGGACCGAGCCGTCCCGGTCGCGGACGCGGACCGCCGCGCCGTACAGGTCGGCGTAGCGGCGCACCTCCTGGTCCAGGGCCGCGCGGTCGCCCTCGCGCGCCGCCTGGTCGGCCAGCTCGGCGAAGCGGGTGGCGTCGGCGCGGCGGTCGAGGAGCAGCCGGTTCGTCCGGTGGGAGGCGTACGCCCAGCCGAGCGGCACCGCCAGCGCCGTGATGAGGATCGCGATCAGCGTGGTGAACGTGACCACCAGCCGCCCGTTCATCCCGGGGGTCCCAGCCGGTAGCCCGTGCCCCGCAGGGTCTCCACCAGGCCGGGCCGGCCCGTCTTGGCGCGCAGCCCCGCCACGTGCACGTCCAGGGACCGCGACGCCGACAGCAGCGGGTCGCCCCAGACCTCGTCCAGGATCTCCTCCCTGCTGCGCACCACGCCGGGCTCCCTGGCCAGCAGCGCCAGCACGTCGAACTCCCGCCGGGTCAGCGCCACCGCCTCCCCGGCCACCGTGACGTGCCGCGTCTCCAGGTCGATGAGCACGTCGCCGACGCGCACCACGTCGTCGCGGCGCGGCAGGGGGCGGGTGCCGCGCCGCACGACCGCCTCCATGCGGGCCATCAGCTCCGCCGTACGGAACGGCTTGACCAGGTAGTCGTCGGCCCCCGAGCGCAGGCCGCGCAGCACCTCGCGCTCCTCGGTGCGGGCGGTCACCACGATCAGCGGCACCGCCGACACCCGGCGCAGGCGGCGCAGCACGTCGAGGCCGTCCATGTCGGGCAGGCCCAGGTCGAGCAGGACGAAGTCGGCGCCCCCCGCCAGGCGGAGGGCGTCGACGGCCAGCCCCGCCCGCGTCACCCGGTGGCCGTGCCGGGCGAGCGCGGTCGTCAGCGCGGCGGCCAGCCGGTCATCGTCCTCGACCAGCAGAACTCGCATGCCGCCAGGTTAGACGCGCCCCGGCTGCACCTGCTCCGGGACGGCCCCCGCCGTCTGCTCGGCCCGCGACAGGGCCGCGTCCCTGGTCTCGCGCATGAACAGGTAGACGACGAGCGAGACCGCGGCGCAGCCGGCGACGTACCAGAAGAAGCCGGACTCCATCTTCGCGTTCTTGAACCACAGCGCCACGTACTCGGCGGTGCCGCCGAACAGCGCGTTCGCGATCGCGTACGGCAGCGCCACCCCGAGCGCCCGCACCCCCGTCGGGAACAGCTCGGCCTTCACCACCGCGTTGATCGAGGTGTAGCCGGTGACGATCACCAGCCCGGTCAGCGACAGCGCCAGCGCCCCGCCGAACCCGGTCGCCCCGCCGAGCGCCGTCATCAGCGGCACCGTCCCCAGCATCGACCCGATCCCGAACGTGATCAGCAGCGGCCGCCGCCCGATCCGGTCCGACAGCGCCCCCGCCAGCGGCTGCAGGCACATGAAGACGAGCAGCGCGCAGAAGCTCACCAGCGTGGCCGTCTCCTTCGGCAGGCCCGCGGTGTTGGACAGGTATTTGGTGAGATACGTGGTGTAGGTGTAGTACGCGACCGTGCCGCCCATCGTCAGGGCGATCACCAGCAGCGCCTCCCTCTTGTAGGCGAGCAGCCCGCGGATCGTCCCCCGCTCGGAGGGCTCCTCGGCGCGCCGCTCCTCGTCGTACGCCTCGGTCTCCAGCAGGCTCCGCCGCAGGTAGAACACGACCGCGGCGGCGAGCGCGCCGACGACGAACGGGATGCGCCAGCCGTAGGAGGCGAGCGCCTCCTTCGACATCGTGTTCTGCAGGATGATCTGCAGGCCGAGGCCGACGAGCTGGCCCGCGGTCATGGAGACGTACTGGAAGCTGGAGGCCAGGCCGCGGCGGCCGCGCGGGGTCGCCTCCGTCAGGTACGTGGCGCTGGCCGCGTACTCGCCGCCCACCGACAGGCCCTGGAGCAGCCGGGCGACGACCAGCACCAGCGCGCCGAAGTAGCCGACCGACTCGTACGTGGGCGCGATCGCGATCAGCAGGGCGCTGGCCGACATCAGCGTGACCGTGAGCGTGAGCGCCGCCTTGCGGCCCCGGCGGTCGGCGTAGCGGCCGAGCAGCCACCCGCCGAGCGGGCGCATGAAGAAGCCGACGGCGAAGATCGCCGCCGTGTTGAGCAGCTTGGCCGTGTCGTCGCCCTCCGGGAAGAAGGACGCGGCGAAGTAGACGGCGAAGCTGCTGTAGACGAACCAGTCGTACCACTCGACCAGATTGCCGACCGAGCCGCCGACCACCGCCTTCCACGGCACGCGGGGCTTGCTCACTTCGGACCTCCTGGGGGCTGGGGGAGTACGGGCAGGTCAGAGCCTCACCCCAGGAAGGAGTCCGGACAAGGTGGACGGGCCGAGATCTAACGTCCGCTTAACATCGGCGCCTCGCGGCGGAAACCTCAGCTCCACGGCGGGTCGGCCAGCTTCGCCCGCTCCAGGGCGAGCTCCGCCCACCACTCGCCCGCCTTCGGCGCGACCACGCCCCACTCGGGGTCCTTGTCGCCGTTCGTGCCGCGCCGGCAGTGGCCGCTGGAGGTGCCGGGACGGGCGATCCACAGGTAGGCGTCGGCCAGCTCCTCGCCGGTCTCGGTCGTCGGGCGGTCGCCGACGCCCTTGCCCGGCGGGTTGCACCAGGTCTGCGGGTCCGCGTAGTGCTTGACCGGGGCCCAGGATCCCCGGCCGTTGCGCGCGGTGTCGACGACGAAGTGCGGCAGCGTGGCCCGGTCCACCGCCGCGTCGAGCGGGCAGCCGGAGCGGCCGGCGCGGCGCAGGGCGATGCAGGCGGAGAGCTGCTTGCCGTACCCGACGGCCTTCTCGGTGCGCTGGTAGGAGGCCGCGTTGAGGAAGAAGCCGTCCGTCTTGTCGACGCCCGCCTTGACCAGGCGCTCGGCCATGATCTCGGTGCCGGGGTAGAGGTCCTGGGCGCCGTCGAGGTAGACGGCGGTGCGCGGGTTCGCCTTCAGGGCGCCGGCCGCCTCGCGCAGGGCCGCGTAGCGCTGGTCGGGGGAGCCCTGCGGGTCGCAGTTCTTCGTCCCCAGCAGCTTGGTCAGGCTGCCAGGCTCCAGGACGACCACGGCCGGGGACGAGCCGATCTGTCCCGCGATCCCCTTGATCCAGCTCTGGTACGCGGCCAGCTCCGCCGGGGTCGCCGGACGGCACTCGTCGGTGCCCGGAAGGTAGTTGACCAGGAACACCGGGACGCCGCCCATGCCCGCCGCGTTCGCCACGGCGTCGGCCACCTTGGCGCGGACCTCCGGCGAGCCGAGGCGGATGGCGTGCGGGACCTTCGCGAGCTTCTCCATCAGGGCGGCGTCCTGGGGGCGGTCCTTCTTCCAGAGGTCCGCCTGCCGGGCGGCGTTGGGCTCCTCGGGGGAGTAGAAGGCGACGGGACGGGCGGCGCGCAGCGGGTTCCCGGCACCGCCCCCGGCCGCCTGGTCGCCGCCGGGCGTGGCGGTGCCGGTGCCCGTGGTGCCGGTGGCCGTCGCCCTGGGGTCGCCCTGCCCGCTCGCCCGGGAGGCCACGGCGGACGACGTGCTCCCGGCGAGAGCGCCGCCGTCACCGCCGGACCCGGCCACCCCGTTCCACACGAGCGCCACCGCCACTCCAGCGACCGCCACCGCCGCTGCCGCGGCCCCCGCGACGACCCTGCCCCGCCTCCGGCCACCACCGTCGGACAGGCCCGGCGTACCGTCGGAATGGGCGGGGGCCGGCCGGGTGGGCCCCGAGAACGCCACGCCCGGCTCCGTCACATCCGCCCGCGCACGGCTCCCCGCACCCTCGACCCCCGCCGCCCCGCCCGCGCCCGGCGTGCCCGGCGACTCCACCGAGGCCGGGGGGTCGGCGGCGCTCAGCTGGGCCAGCAGGTCCTGGGCCGTGGGGTTGGCGGCGCTGAGGCGGTCCAGCAGGTCCTGGGCGGTGGGGCGTTGGGCGGGGTTCTTGGCGGTCGCGGCCTCGACCAGCTCACGCAGCACCCCCGACAGCCCGTGCAGCTCCGGAGCCTCGTTCACGATGCGCAGCAGGATCGTCGGCACCGAGCCCGACCCGAACGGCGACGCCCCCGACGCCGCGAACGCCACCGTGCACCCCCACGAGAAGATGTCCGACGCGGGCCCGACCCGCGACCCCGACACCTGCTCCGGCGACATGTACGCGGGCGTCCCCACGATGGCGCTGCTCACCTCCGTCTCGGTGAAGCGCGCGATCCCGAAGTCGATGACCTTGGGCCCCACCTGGGAGAGCAGCACGTTGGACGGTTTGAGGTCCCGGTGCACCACGCCCGCCCCGTGGATGGCCCGCAGCGCCACCGCCATGGCCGCGGCGAGCCCGTCCAGCGCGGATCCCGTCAGCGGCCCCGACGCGCGTACGGCCTCACCGAGGCTCGGCCCCTCGACGTACTCGGTGACCAGGTAGGCGGGGTCGCCCTCCACGTCGGCGTCGAGGACCGGGGCGGTGCAGAAGCGGGCGACCCGCCGCGCCGCGGCGACCTCCCGGGCGAAGCGGCGGCGGAACCCGGGGTCCGCGCTCATCCGCGCGGTGATCAGCTTGACCGCCACCCGGGTGCCGTCCGGCGCCCGGCCGAGGTAGACGGTCCCCATGCCGCCCTCGCCCAGCCGGCCCAGCAGGGTGTACGGCCCGGCCTGTCGAGGATCCCCGTCGCGCAGCGCGTCCAAGGTCATAAACCGTCAGGGTAACCCGGCCGCGGGAGCCTGGGGAGGGGTCACAGCTCAAGCCGCCAGGTGTGCCACTCGTCGAGCAGCCGGAAGCCCATGGTCTCGTTGATGGCCAGCATGTGGACGTTCGTGGTGGCGTTCCAGGTGAGGACGCGGTCGAGGTGCGGCTCGCGTTCACGCAGCCACAGCAGGTTGGCGAGCTTGACGAGCAGGCCCAGGCGGCGGCCCCGGTGCGGGCGCAGCACCACGGTGTCCACCTGGTTCGCCCAGCCGTCGGAGCGGTCGGCCTTGATGACGAGGCGGGTGAAGGCGGCGGGCGTGCCGTCGGCGTCGTGGCGTGCGATCGTCGTGTAGCAGGTCTGGCCGGCCTCCGCGATGCTCCGCTCGCGCTCGCCGACCCGCTCGGCGTCGTAGCCGCTCGCCTCGACGCCGGCGTCGCGCGGGGCGTCGTTCATGCCGTCGAACAGGGTGGCGAGGTCGTCCAGGAGCTCCGGTCCCGCCGGGCCCGCCCACTGCTGGAGCGAGTAGCCCGGCACCGCCGGCGTCAGCGCCTCCAGCGCCGCCGGGTCGGCCGCGCGCAGGTCGAGCGTGCGGCGCGCCTCGGTGACCGAGGGCGTCATGCCGTGCGCGCGGGCGAACCGCGCACCCACGCCCGTGGCCGGGGTCTCGGTGAGCAGCAGCTTCCGGCCGTGCGCGCGGGCCCGGCCCACGGCGTGCTCGAACAGCGTGGAGCCCAGTCCGCGTCCGCGCCGCTCGGGCCGTACGACCAGCGGGTAGATCGTGGCGGTGTGCGTGTTGTCCATGCGCGGCAGCCCGAGGCTGTAGCCGCCGGCGACCGTCCCGCCCTCGGCCGCCACCCACATCTCCGTGGCCTGGCCCGGCCGGTCGGTGCCGAAGTTCAGGCGGAAGCGGGGCAGGGCGAGCAGCGGGCCGGGGTCGTGGGCGTTGGCCGCGACGTACGCGTCGTGCAGGCCCGCGATCAGGCCACCGTCCTGGGCGAGATCGACGCGCTGAAGAGTCATCCGGTCAGCAAAGCGCACCCCGGGCGGCGCCGGCCACCGATTTCCCGGCCGGCCGGACCTCGCCGGCGGTCAGCTCGACGCGCACGGACGGAGAACCATGATCGGGTCTTCCCAGGGAACCGGGGGTTCATCCGCTCATGCCCGGCCTGCGCCGGAGAGTGCGTCACTGGCGGTAGTTCTCCACCTGGCCGGCCGGGCGGACCGCGGCCTCGTCGGGGTCCTCGCCCGTGCCGCGCCGGGCCCGGCGCTGCCGCAGCAGGTCCCAGCACTGGTCGAGCGCCGTCTCCAGCTCCTTGACGCGGTTGTGCTCGTCGTCCGTCGTCACCTCGCCGGCGGAGAGCTTGTCGCGCAACACGCGCTCCTCGTCGACCAGGGCGCTGATCCTCGTCAGAATCTCGTCATCACGCATGCGAAGACTCTAATCTCCACGTGATAGAACACGCCCTATGTCTGGCATTGCGCTGGTAAGGAAGCCCGGTCCCCGCATCTCCGAGGGCATCGTCACCCACCTCCAGCGCGAGCCGGTGGATCCCGGACGGGCCCTCGACCAGCACCAGGCGTACGTCGCCGCGCTGGAGGCGGCCGGCTGGCGGCCCGAGGTGGAGTCCGTGGCGCGGGCCGTACGCGACCTCGGGCTGAAGACCGTCATGATCGCCCGGCCGGGCACGCTCGACGGCGGCGACGTGCTGCAGTCCGGCCCCACCGTGTACGTCGGCCGCTCCGCCCGCACCGACGACGAGGGCATCCGCCAGCTCGCGGCCCTGCTGCCGGAGCGCCGGGTCGTGCCCGTGAACCTCCGCGGCGTCCTGCACCTGAAGTCCGCCGTGACCGCGCTGCCCGACGGCACCCTCATCGGCGACCCCCGCCACGTGGACCTGCCCGGCCTGCTGGTGCCGCCGGAGGAGCCGGGCGCCACGTCGTCCCGCTGGGCGGCGAGCGCGTGCTGATCGCGGCCTCCGCTCCGCGTACCGCCGAACTGCTGGAGCGGCGCGGGCTCGCCGTCACGGCCGTCGACATCTCGGAGTTCGAGAAGCTCGAAGGCTGCGTGACCTGCCTCAGCGTGCTCATCGGGGGGTGAGCCCGACACGATCTTTCTCGGGATCTGAGATGACGCACGGTGCATCCCCAGACGTCTGGTAGCGTGCAAAGCATGCTGCGCGGGCTCCTTCTTAGCTGCCGCGGCGGGGGCCTCTAAGGCCGGCTCCCTCGCCGCGGAGCCAGTCATGCGCGTCGGCCGCTTCCTTTCAGAACCGCCCGACGAGGAGCAACGCCCATGACCGCTCAGCAGCCCAGCCGGATGCCGATCCATCGTTACCAGCCGTTCCAGCCCGTCCGGCTGACCGATCGCACCTGGCCCGACCAGGTCATCACCAAGGCGCCCCGCTGGTGCGCGGTGGACCTGCGCGACGGCAACCAGGCGCTGATCGACCCGATGGACTCCCACCGCAAGCTCCAGATGTTCGAGCTGCTGGTACGCCTGGGCTACAAGGAGATCGAGGTCGGCTTCCCGGCCGCCTCGCAGACCGACTTCGACTTCGTCCGGCAGATCATCGAAGAGGGCCGCATCCCCGACGACGTCGTCATCCAGGTCCTGACGCAGGCGAGGCCCGAGCTGATCGAGCGCACCTTCGAGTCGCTGGAGGGCGCCAAGCAGGCGATCGTCCACCTCTACAACTCCACCTCCACCCTGCAGCGCCGGGTCGTGTTCGGCCAGGACAAGGAGGGCATCACCGCGATCGCCGTCGAGGGCGCCAAGCTGGTGAAGAAGCTGGCCGACGCGAGCGACGTGGACGTCTTCTTCGAGTACTCGCCGGAGTCGTTCACCGGCACCGAGCTGGAGTACGCCGTCGAGGTCTGCGACGCCGTCAACGAGGTGTGGCAGCCCACCCCCGACCGCAAGGTCATCATCAACCTGCCGGCCACGGTCGAGATGGCCACGCCCAACGTCTACGCCGACCAGATCGAGTGGATGAGCCGCAACCTGCGCCACCGCGACTCGATCGTGCTGTCGCTGCACCCGCACAACGACCGCGGCACCGCCGTCGCCGCCGCCGAGCTGGGCTACATGGCCGGCGCCGACCGCATCGAGGGCTGCCTGTTCGGCAACGGCGAGCGCACCGGCAACGTCTGCCTGGTCACGCTCGGCATGAACCTGTTCTCCCAGGGCGTCGACCCCGAGATCGACTTCAGTGACATCGACGAGATCCGCCGCGTCACCGAATACTGCAACCAGCTTCCCGTGCACCCGCGCCACCCGTGGGGCGGCGAGCTGGTCTACACCGCCTTCTCCGGCTCCCACCAGGACGCCATCAAGAAGGGCTTCGAGCACCTGGAGCGCGACGCGGCGGTGGCCGGGACGCCGGTGGACGACTTCACGTGGGCGGTCCCCTACCTGCCGATCGACCCGAAGGACATCGGGCGCTCCTACGAGGCCGTGATCCGGGTCAACAGCCAGTCCGGCAAGGGCGGCGTGGCCTACATCATGAAGTCCGACCACCAGCTCGACCTGCCGCGCCGGCTGCAGATCGAGTTCTCCAAGGTCGTGCAGGCCCGCACCGACAGCGAGGGCGGCGAGGTCAGCCCCGCCGAGATGTTCGAGATCTTCCGCGACGAATACCTCCCCAACCCGGCCAACCGCTGGGGCCGGCTGAGCCTGATGGCCCACCGCAGCGAGTCCACCGTCGACGACAAGGACCGCATCAGCGCCGACATCCGCCTCGACGGCGAGATCCGCGAGATCAGCGGCACCGGCAACGGCCCGATCTCGGCCTTCATCGACGCGATCGGCGGCGTCGGCATCGACGTACGGGTGCTCGACTACTCCGAGCACGCGATGAGCTCGGGCAGCGACGCCAAGGCCGCCTCCTACCTGGAGTGCGACGTGAACGGCGAGGTGCTGTGGGGCGTCGGCATCGACGCCAACACCACCACCGCCTCCCTGAAGGCCGTCATCTCGGCCGTCAACCGCGCCTCCCGCTGACGCACGCCTGGCCAGGACCGCGCCTCACGGACGACCGTGGCGCGGTCCTGGCCCTCGCGCGCCGCGAGACCCGCCGGCCGTTACCTCACGACCCGGTACCGCAGGTGCGTGACCGCGTCGGAGGCGATCACCTGCGTGCGGGTCAGCTCGATGCGGGGAAGGTCGTCCAGCAGCCGGACTCCGGAGCCCAGCACGACCGGCACCAGGTTGATCAGCAGTTCGTCCAGCAGGCCGGCGCGCAGGAACCGCCGCCCTGTCTCCGCGCCCATCACGACCACGTCCTGGTCGCCGGCCGCGTTCCTGGCGGCCTTCAGGGCGGCCTCGACGCCGTCGGTGACGAAGGTGAACGTCGCGCTCCTCATGACGAGGTCGTCGCGGGTCCGGTGGGTGAGCACGAAGGTCGGCGCCGGGTACGGGGTGTCCTGCCAGTGGGGCAGGCCGACGTCGAAGGTGCGCCTGCCGACCACGACCGCGCCGGCCGACGCGCCCATCGAGGCGAGGACCTCCTTGTCGCGCGGGTCGGGCCGGTCGGTGAACATCCACTCGTGCAGCCGCGTGCCGCCCCTGCCCATGGCATGCTCCGCGCTGACCTCCGGACCGGCGACGAAGCCGTCCAGCGACATGCTCTTGTACAGCACCACGACACCCACTGAAGCCTCCTGAAGGTTGTCCTCCGGAGGTGGACCGGCCGGCCTCCCGCAACTCATCGCCGCTATTCATGAGGTGTTGAATTCTGGTCGCGATCGATCTACTCTCCCTTTAGAGAACGGTTCGTTCACTAAGGGAGGCGTCATGGGATTGGTGGTGACCGGGCTGATCCTGGCCATGCTGCTCGCGGCGCTCGATCAGACGATCATGGCTCCCGCGCTGCCCGTCGTGGCCGGCGACCTCGGCGGACTCGACCAGATGCCCGGCGTCGTCACCGCCTACCTCGTCGCCGCCACCGTCGTCATGCCGGTCTACGGCAAGCTCGGCGACCGCTACGGCCGCAAGCCGACGCTGCAGGTCGCCGTCGTCGTGTTCGTGACCGGGGCCGTCCTGTGCGCGCTCGCCACCTCGATGCCGCAGCTCATGGCGTTCCGGGTGGTGCAGGGGCTGGGCGGCGGCGGGCTGATGATCGGCGCCCAGGCGGCCATCGGCGAGCTGGTCAGCCCGCGCGAGCGGGGGCGCTTCCTCGGCTACTTCGGCTCGGCGTACGTCGTGGCCGCCGTCGGCGGTCCGCTGATCGGCGGGTTCCTCATCGACCGGGTGAGCTGGCGGTGGATCTTCGCGCTATACCCGCCGCTCGGGCTGCTGGCGCTGGTCCTGCTCACCGTGGCGCTGCGGCTGCCGCGGCCGGAGGGCGGGCGGCGGCCCCTGGACGTGGCGGGGGCGCTCGCGCTGGCCGCCCTCGTCGTCGGCGTGGTGCTGGCAGGGCAGACCCGCGAGCCGGTGTACCTGCTGGTGGCCGGGGGCGGGCTCGCCGGGTGGCTGGTCAGCGCCCGGTACGCGGCCGACCCCATCCTGCCGCTGCGGCTCTTCCGCGAGCGGGCCTTCGCCGTGCCCGTGGCGATCAGCCTGGTCATCGGGTTCGCGCTGTTCGGGACGATCACGTACATGCCGGCCTACCTCCAGATCGCGCACCGCGCCGGCGCCACCCAGGCCGGGCTGCTCGTGACCGCGCTCATGGGCGGCGTGCTGGCCTCCACGATCGTGTCCGGGCGGCTGATCACCAGGACCGGCCGGTACAAACCGTTCCCCGTCGCCGGGACCGCCGTCGCCGCGGCCGGGCTCGCGCTCGTCGGCCTCACGGCCGGCTCGCCGCCGGCGCTGGCCGCTTCCATGCTGGTCACCGGGCTGGGGGTCGGCCTCGTCATGCAGGTCATGCTGCTGGCCGCGCAGAACGCCGTCCCCTACGGCGACCTCGGCACGGCCACCTCGTCGGTCACGTTCGTCCGGCAGATCGGGGCGTCGGCCGGGGTCGCGGTCGTGGGCGCCTTCATCACCCTTCGGTCCGGGATCTCCGCCACCGAGACCCCGGCCGCGCTGCCCGACGGCGTGCGCGAGGCGTTCGCGACGGCCGTGCCCCCGGTGTTCGGGGCCATGGCGCCGCTGCTGGCCGTGGCGTTCGGGCTGGCGCTGGCGCTGCCCGCGCGCCCGCTCCGCACCACGGCGCACGCCGATGACATCCCCGTGAAGGAGAACACGTGAAACTCGTCGCGCCCCTGGACGCCGTCGGCCGCGCCGACCTGCCCCTGGCCGGAGGCAAGGGCGCCAACCTGGGCGAACTGATCAGGAACGGCTTCCCCGTGCCGCCCGGCTTCGTCGTCACCACGCACGCCTACGACCTCGCGGGCCGGGACGGCGAGCTGCCCGGCGAGCTGCGGCGGGAGATCGCCGGCGCGTACGCGGCGCTCGGCGCGGGGCCGGTGGCCGTACGCTCCAGCGCGACCGCCGAGGACCTGCCGGGGGCCGCGTTCGCCGGGCAGCAGGACACCTACCTCAACGTGGTGGGCGAGCAGGCACTGCTCGACGCGGTACGCCGCTGCTGGGCCTCGCTCCACACCGAACGGGCCGTCGCCTACCGGGCCAGGCTCGGCATCGACGACGCCGGGGTGAGCATCGCCGTGGTCGTGCAGCGCATGGTCGAGCCGGACACGGCGGGCGTGCTGTTCACCGCCGACCCGGTGACCGGCGAGCGGGAGCGGATCGTCATCGACGCCGGCGCCGGGCTCGGGGAGGCCGTCGTGTCGGGCCTGGTCACGCCCGACCACTACGAGGTGGACCGCGAGGACCGCGTCACCTACCGGCCGGGCCGGGGCGAGGTCGTCGTCCGCAGCGCCCCCGGCGGCGGCGTCATCCACGAGGCCCGCCCAGAAAACGGCCCAGAAAACGGCCCCGAGGGCGACCCCGAGGTCGGCGCGGGGCGGCTGCCGGACGCCGTCGTGGCGGAGCTGGCCGGGCTCGCCCGCCGGGTCGCCGCCCACTACGGCCGCCCCCAGGACATCGAGTGGGCCTACGCCGCCGGCCGCCTCCACCTGCTCCAGGCCCGGCCCATGACGGCCCTGCCGCCGCCCTCGCCCGGCCGGCTCAACCCGGTGCGGCGCCGGCTCGCCGGCATCCTGCTCGAATACCTGCCGGTCCGGCCGTACCCGATCGACATGTCGACCTGGCTGCCGTACGGTCCGGTGGGGCTGATGGGCAAAGTGACCGGCGCGTTCGGGATCCGCGGCGGGTTCGAGGGGTTCCTGCGCGAGGAGGACGGCGTCGTCGTCGAGATCGTCCCGCCGGCGCCGCGCCCGACGGCCAGGGTGCTGACCATGCCGTTCCGCGTCGCGGCCAAGGCCAGGCGGTACGACCCCGCCCGCTGGACCGAGGACACCCGCTTCACCGGCTACCTGGCGGCGGCGCGCGACCTGGCCGCCCTGGACCTCGGGGCGCTGCCGTGGGAGGAGCTGATCCGCGTGCCGAGGAAGGCGCTCGACCTGGTCGCCCCGGTCGCCGACCTGCGCGTCGACTACCTGCCTGGCAGCGGGCTCGCGCTGCTGCGCCTGCTGGTGGCCGTCAAGCTGCTGCGCCGGGGCCCGCTCTTCTCCGGGCTGCTGGCCGGGGCGGTCACCCGGACGAGCGAGACCAACCGGGCGCTGGAACGGCTGGCCGAGCTGGCCGTCCGCACCGGCGCGCTCGACGCCGACCCGAAGCCCGCCGCGTTCCTGGCCGCGTTCGAGGAGTTCCTGCGCGAGTACGGCCACCGCGAGACCGCCAGCCCGATCCTCGTCACCCCGCCCACCTGGTCGGACGCGCCGGAGACCGTGCTCGGCCTGGTCGGCGTGCTGGCCGCGCACCCTGCCCCGGCGGCCGAGGAGCCCGGCGACGCCCTCGACCGGCTGCTCGCCCACCCGCTCCTGCGGGCTCCGCGGCGGCGGGAGCGGATGCGGCGCTGGGTGGCCGCCGCCCGCGCCGGGATCGCCTTCCGCGAGGACAGCCACTTCTTCTTCACGCTGCCGCAGCCCGTCCTGCGCCGCTCGCTCGTCGAGCTGGGCCGGCGGCTGTGCGTGGCGGGCGTGCTCGACCGGCCCGAGGACGTCTTCCACCTGCGGCTGGAGGAGCTGGAGGCGATCGGCGGCGAGGTCGCGCTGACCGGCCCTGAGGGGGCCAGGCTGCGTGAGCTCGCGCGGGCGCGGGCGGCGAAACGGGAGGAACTGGCCGGCGTACGTCTCATCGACCCCGCCGCGATCTTCCCTCCCGCGGCGGCGGACGGGGACGTGCTGGTCGCCGGGGCCCCGGCGAGCGCGGGCACCGTCACCGGACCGGTCAAGGTGATCAGGGAGCCCGCCGAGTTCGGCCGGCTGGAGGCGGGCGACGTGCTCGTCTGCCCCTACACGAACCCGTCGTGGACGCCGCTGTTCCAGCGGGCCGCGGCCGTGGTCGTGGACAGCGGCGGGACGGCCTCGCACGCGGCGATCGTGGCGCGGGAGTACGGCATCCCCGCCGTCATGGGCACGGGCGCGGGGACGTCCGTGCTGGCGGACGGCCAGGTCGTGACCGTGAACGGCGACGCCGGCACGGTCGTTCCCGCTGCCTAGGATGGGTGGTCGTGGTCACCGATCATAGAAAGCTGCCCCGCCGGAGAGGAGAGGCGCTCAACGCCGCGATCCACCGGGCGACCCTCGACGAGCTGGCCGAGAGCGGCTACGCCGGGCTCACCATGGAACGGGTGGCCGAGCGGGCCAAGGCCAGCAAGGC is part of the Nonomuraea coxensis DSM 45129 genome and encodes:
- a CDS encoding glycoside hydrolase family 6 protein, giving the protein MTLDALRDGDPRQAGPYTLLGRLGEGGMGTVYLGRAPDGTRVAVKLITARMSADPGFRRRFAREVAAARRVARFCTAPVLDADVEGDPAYLVTEYVEGPSLGEAVRASGPLTGSALDGLAAAMAVALRAIHGAGVVHRDLKPSNVLLSQVGPKVIDFGIARFTETEVSSAIVGTPAYMSPEQVSGSRVGPASDIFSWGCTVAFAASGASPFGSGSVPTILLRIVNEAPELHGLSGVLRELVEAATAKNPAQRPTAQDLLDRLSAANPTAQDLLAQLSAADPPASVESPGTPGAGGAAGVEGAGSRARADVTEPGVAFSGPTRPAPAHSDGTPGLSDGGGRRRGRVVAGAAAAAVAVAGVAVALVWNGVAGSGGDGGALAGSTSSAVASRASGQGDPRATATGTTGTGTATPGGDQAAGGGAGNPLRAARPVAFYSPEEPNAARQADLWKKDRPQDAALMEKLAKVPHAIRLGSPEVRAKVADAVANAAGMGGVPVFLVNYLPGTDECRPATPAELAAYQSWIKGIAGQIGSSPAVVVLEPGSLTKLLGTKNCDPQGSPDQRYAALREAAGALKANPRTAVYLDGAQDLYPGTEIMAERLVKAGVDKTDGFFLNAASYQRTEKAVGYGKQLSACIALRRAGRSGCPLDAAVDRATLPHFVVDTARNGRGSWAPVKHYADPQTWCNPPGKGVGDRPTTETGEELADAYLWIARPGTSSGHCRRGTNGDKDPEWGVVAPKAGEWWAELALERAKLADPPWS
- a CDS encoding MFS transporter → MSKPRVPWKAVVGGSVGNLVEWYDWFVYSSFAVYFAASFFPEGDDTAKLLNTAAIFAVGFFMRPLGGWLLGRYADRRGRKAALTLTVTLMSASALLIAIAPTYESVGYFGALVLVVARLLQGLSVGGEYAASATYLTEATPRGRRGLASSFQYVSMTAGQLVGLGLQIILQNTMSKEALASYGWRIPFVVGALAAAVVFYLRRSLLETEAYDEERRAEEPSERGTIRGLLAYKREALLVIALTMGGTVAYYTYTTYLTKYLSNTAGLPKETATLVSFCALLVFMCLQPLAGALSDRIGRRPLLITFGIGSMLGTVPLMTALGGATGFGGALALSLTGLVIVTGYTSINAVVKAELFPTGVRALGVALPYAIANALFGGTAEYVALWFKNAKMESGFFWYVAGCAAVSLVVYLFMRETRDAALSRAEQTAGAVPEQVQPGRV
- a CDS encoding response regulator transcription factor, with the translated sequence MRVLLVEDDDRLAAALTTALARHGHRVTRAGLAVDALRLAGGADFVLLDLGLPDMDGLDVLRRLRRVSAVPLIVVTARTEEREVLRGLRSGADDYLVKPFRTAELMARMEAVVRRGTRPLPRRDDVVRVGDVLIDLETRHVTVAGEAVALTRREFDVLALLAREPGVVRSREEILDEVWGDPLLSASRSLDVHVAGLRAKTGRPGLVETLRGTGYRLGPPG
- a CDS encoding GNAT family N-acetyltransferase, which gives rise to MTLQRVDLAQDGGLIAGLHDAYVAANAHDPGPLLALPRFRLNFGTDRPGQATEMWVAAEGGTVAGGYSLGLPRMDNTHTATIYPLVVRPERRGRGLGSTLFEHAVGRARAHGRKLLLTETPATGVGARFARAHGMTPSVTEARRTLDLRAADPAALEALTPAVPGYSLQQWAGPAGPELLDDLATLFDGMNDAPRDAGVEASGYDAERVGERERSIAEAGQTCYTTIARHDADGTPAAFTRLVIKADRSDGWANQVDTVVLRPHRGRRLGLLVKLANLLWLREREPHLDRVLTWNATTNVHMLAINETMGFRLLDEWHTWRLEL
- a CDS encoding DUF2630 family protein, whose product is MRDDEILTRISALVDEERVLRDKLSAGEVTTDDEHNRVKELETALDQCWDLLRQRRARRGTGEDPDEAAVRPAGQVENYRQ